A single region of the Vicia villosa cultivar HV-30 ecotype Madison, WI linkage group LG4, Vvil1.0, whole genome shotgun sequence genome encodes:
- the LOC131598317 gene encoding uncharacterized protein At4g02000-like — MAATFVDPNMEGLSLHDEGEEEGFCFDVESEEGSVENLKFCLIGRFLSDRPIHVKSMKARMADIWRPVHQVTIKEAIEGRFLFQFNHRLDMEAVQKGGPWTYDSHLLILDQVRLGVQIENIPLYHVDFWVQIHNLPAGFMLEKIGVTMANFIGTFVEYDKNNNSAFWRQYMRIRVKIDVRLPLKKSTRVKNKGGDWCNVIFKYEKLSPFCFVCGVLGHSEHRCAVRFAMTEDTGVRGWSAEIRAENRRIVGGNSRWLKEDDGGEVQKSGADHTPLARETQPPRGESGASDFSRGRIIHIYC, encoded by the coding sequence ATGGCGGCTACGTTTGTGGATCCTAATATGGAGGGTTTGTCGTTACATGATGAAGGAGAGGAGGAAGGATTTTGTTTTGACGTTGAAAGTGAAGAAGGAAGTGTGGAAAATCTGAAGTTCTGTCTAATAGGAAGATTTCTAAGCGATAGACCGATCCACGTAAAATCTATGAAGGCTCGCATGGCGGATATCTGGAGACCAGTCCACCAAGTTACGATCAAGGAAGCTATAGAGGGGCGCTTTCTTTTTCAATTCAATCATAGGTTGGACATGGAAGCAGTGCAGAAGGGCGGGCCGTGGACTTATGATAGTCACCTTTTAATCTTGGATCAGGTGCGATTGGGGGTGCAGATTGAAAATATACCGTTGTATCATGTCGACTTTTGGGTGCAAATCCACAACCTTCCAGCTGGCTTTATGTTAGAGAAAATCGGAGTAACAATGGCGAACTTTATTGGTACTTTTGTTGAATATGATAAGAACAACAACTCTGCTTTCTGGCGACAATACATGCGGATAAGGGTGAAGATTGACGTCCGATTACCGTTAAAAAAGTCCACAAGAGTGAAGAATAAGGGTGGAGATTGGTGCAACGTTATCTTTAAATACGAGAAGCTCAGTCCTTTTTGCTTTGTTTGCGGTGTCCTTGGTCACTCGGAACATAGATGTGCGGTACGATTTGCTATGACTGAGGATACAGGAGTAAGGGGGTGGTCAGCGGAAATCCGGGCTGAAAATAGGAGGATTGTGGGCGGTAACTCTCGTTGGTTGAAAGAAGATGATGGAGGAGAAGTGCAAAAATCTGGTGCTGACCACACTCCACTAGCGCGTGAAACTCAGCCTCCAAGGGGAGAGAGTGGCGCATCTGATTTTTCCAGGGGGAGAATCATTCACATTTACTGCTAG